From the genome of Hyperolius riggenbachi isolate aHypRig1 chromosome 9, aHypRig1.pri, whole genome shotgun sequence, one region includes:
- the DNAAF2 gene encoding protein kintoun, whose amino-acid sequence MAARMEELNVTSEELERFRTAFQDARFRELFAQYAEEISDPENRRRYEREISEMERERGMDVQFIHPQPDHVLQTSLGGQQTCYLNVCSNALVRQPQWVPGKDSEGRPGQHWSLPCSLTPAREQLSPEGNKEVIYDVIFHPDTLHLATKSDRFKTMVDLTALDTVAKSFKVVLDTANVTTISEKYKGVPQASVIRKPHPGAKPKPQDPNDPLTFPYPYKVPGDQKESCHNQTKPKKVRPVSSEIKVGSISGECKPCWKPTIPHYTIRHRSYVDIQDYRDARDSTPSPVPKELVITVDLPLLNSASEADLKIEGKALSLESQKPAYKLDLKLPYLVEEERGTAQFNKSKKQLVITLPVVQQNIPMLMQDPVSKVSESESNSTICNPQEASGTQEILPSGQESVTAESAQNCLPHVSPECPIFTCSQNATSLTLVIHVKDIDENSITSEVSSYQCEIRFCVKHTNVAYVLFVQFLPQYSLNTDYIAVNVSEDNTVIELTKTSECFGLWKNLYFGVNSNSLQERRFIDEENVAEFLESGLRPSTIPWSTLEDQPLIDVLDMNAERTHIRLNKPELEEERYRAQRERYADLSKVKKQISYQSDDTSQSDIEGRGEDSVPDPGLQDDSESQSVQPEDTSAEDQGLCFTVIPPGPLDGDDIPEVVQQEQSPDLQNSDPAPILKEVDRDGRADIIYDHKTQCAFRFDNALLFDLD is encoded by the exons GATGGAGCGGGAACGAGGCATGGACGTGCAGTTCATCCACCCGCAACCAGACCACGTGCTGCAGACCAGTCTGGGCGGCCAGCAGACctgctatctgaacgtctgcagcaATGCCCTGGTCCGCCAGCCGCAGTGGGTGCCGGGAAAGGACTCTGAGGGCAGGCCTGGCCAGCACTGGAGCCTCCCGTGTTCCCTAACCCCGGCCAGAGAGCAGCTAAGCCCTGAAGGCAACAAGGAGGTCATCTACGACGTGATCTTCCACCCAGACACCCTGCACTTGGCCACCAAGAGTGACCGCTTCAAGACCATGGTGGACCTCACTGCCCTGGACACTGTGGCCAAGAGCTTCAAGGTGGTCCTAGACACTGCCAACGTTACCACCATCAGCGAGAAATACAAGGGGGTACCACAAGCCAGCGTCATCCGAAAACCACATCCTGGTGCTAAGCCAAAGCCGCAGGACCCCAATGATCCACTGACTTTTCCCTATCCCTATAAAGTGCCAGGGGACCAAAAGGAGAGTTGCCATAACCAGACAAAGCCCAAAAAGGTCCGTCCAGTGTCTAGTGAAATTAAAGTGGGATCCATTTCTGGTGAATGTAAGCCATGCTGGAAACCCACCATTCCCCATTACACCATAAGACATCGTTCTTATGTGGATATCCAGGATTATAGAGATGCCCGGGACTCCACGCCCAGCCCAGTGCCCAAGGAGTTAGTCATCACTGTAGATTTGCCACTCCTGAACTCAGCATCTGAAGCAGATCTAAAAATTGAAGGGAAAGCTTTGAGCCTGGAGTCCCAGAAACCAGCCTATAAACTAGATCTGAAACTTCCCTATTTggtggaggaggaaagagggactgcCCAGTTTAATAAGAGTAAAAAGCAGCTAGTAATCACTCTACCGGTGGTTCAGCAAAATATCCCTATGTTAATGCAGGATCCGGTATCAAAAGTGTCAGAATCTGAATCCAACTCAACCATCTGTAACCCACAAGAGGCTTCAGGGACACAGGAGATCCTTCCTTCAGGACAGGAGTCAGTCACAGCAGAAAGTGCCCAGAACTGTTTACCACATGTTTCCCCTGAGTGCCCTATATTTACCTGCTCACAGAATGCTACCTCACTGACTTTAGTTATTCATGTCAAAGATATTGATGAGAATAGCATCACATCAGAGGTCAGCAGTTATCAATGTGAAATTAGGTTTTGTGTGAAACACACAAATGTGGCCTATGTTCTATTTGTACAGTTTTTACCGCAATATAGCCTCAATACAGATTACATTGCTGTGAATGTTTCAGAGGACAACACCGTCATAGAGCTTACAAAAACCTCAGAATGCTTTGGACTTTGGAAGAATCTCTACTTTGGTGTGAATAGCAATTCTTTACAG GAAAGAAGGTTTATTGATGAAGAGAATGTAGCAGAATTCCTGGAAAGTGGTTTACGCCCCTCCACCATCCCATGGTCTACACTAGAAGACCAGCCTCTGATTGATGTGCTGGATATGAACGCGGAGAGGACCCACATCCGATTGAAT AAACCGGAGCTGGAAGAGGAACGCTATCGGGCCCAGAGGGAGAGATACGCAGATCTGAGCAAGGTGAAGAAGCAGATAAGTTACCAGTCAGATGACACCAGCCAGTCTGACATAGAAGGAAGAGGGGAGGATAGTGTGCCGGATCCAGGCCTCCAGGATGATTCAGAGAGCCAGTCTGTGCAGCCTGAAGACACCAGTGCAGAAGACCAGGGACTCTGTTTCACTGTAATCCCACCTGGACCATTGGATGGAGATGATATTCCTGAGGTGGTCCAGCAGGAACAGAGCCCCGACTTACAAAACTCTGATCCCGCCCCGATCTTGAAGGAAGTAGATAGAGATGGCCGTGCTGACATCATCTATGACCACAAAACACAGTGTGCCTTTCGATTTGACAACGCCTTACTGTTTGATCTAGATTAA